One window of the Camelina sativa cultivar DH55 chromosome 1, Cs, whole genome shotgun sequence genome contains the following:
- the LOC104788377 gene encoding CRIB domain-containing protein RIC5-like, translating into MTSQMKGLLKGLRYIARIFEDEKEPEMQIGIPTDVKHVAHIGWEGPSATTPSWMHDFKSQDRTKTETKGSSNKKPGSSGEKHRNKGRRKTSTGNNSPTESPSRAGGSMRPSKRSTGKQREQSTGSGSESGSGLELPQQTDQPVATKHSRQRKSKGSSGAGGGGGGGGGGGGEPLPPNGPAKSKETDISVRAVYPCAGLGSSTGR; encoded by the exons ATGACCTCACAAATGAAGGGTCTATTAAAAGGGTTGAGGTACATTGCTCGTATCTTCG AGGATGAGAAGGAACCAGAGATGCAGATTGGGATACCAACAGATGTCAAACATGTTGCTCATATAGGATGGGAAGGGCCCTCTGCTACCACACCAAGCTGG ATGCATGATTTTAAGTCTCAAGATCGCACCAAGACTGAGACGAAAGGAAGCTCTAACAAGAAACCTGGGAGTTCCGGGGAGAAGCATAGAAACAAGGGGAGACGTAAGACATCAACAGGAAACAACTCACCTACAGAATCTCCATCAAGGGCAGGAGGATCAATGAGGCCATCAAAACGCAGTACGGGTAAACAGAGAGAACAGAGCACAGGTTCGGGGTCTGAGTCAGGATCAGGGTTAGAGTTACCTCAACAGACTGATCAGCCTGTAGCAACAAAACACTCGAGGCAGAGAAAGTCAAAAGGATCATCGggagcaggaggaggaggaggaggagggggaggaggaggaggagaaccTCTTCCACCTAATGGACCAGCAAAGTCGAAAGAAACAGATATATCTGTGAGAGCGGTTTACCCTTGTGCGGGTCTTGGAAGTTCTACAGGAAGATGA
- the LOC104706963 gene encoding 60S ribosomal protein L36a-like: protein MVNIPKTKNTYCKNKECKKHTLHKVTQYKKGKDSLAAQGKRRYDRKQSGYGGQTKPVFHKKAKTTKKIVLRLQCQSCKHFSQRPIKRCKHFEIGGDKKGKGTSL from the exons ATG GTGAACATTCCAAAGACTAAGAACACTTACTGTAAAAATAAAGAGTGCAAGAAGCATACTTTGCACAAGGTTACCCAATACAAGAAGGGTAAAGACAGTCTTGCTGCTCAAGGAAAGCGTCGTTATGACCGTAAACAATCTGGTTATGGTGGTCAGACTAAGCCTGTCTTCCACAAGAAG GCTAAGACCACGAAGAAGATTGTGCTGAGGCTTCAGTGTCAGAGCTGCAAGCACTTTTCTCAGCGCCCAATCAAG AGGTGCAAGCATTTTGAGATCGGTGGAGACAAAAAGGGGAAGGGAACATCACTT